Genomic segment of Oncorhynchus tshawytscha isolate Ot180627B linkage group LG13, Otsh_v2.0, whole genome shotgun sequence:
CACTGGATTTATattcaggtttttattttttattttagtatAGCCACTGTTTAACATCCATAAGGATAATGAATTACAAACATTACATTGATTTTATAGCAAAGGCCCAATGTAGGCCAACATTTGTAGACTAATTTTCCATTCTCCCTGTAGGTGAACGCCCTCCAGAGCAAGTACGCTAAGACAAAGATGGGGGTCAAAACCTTTACCCACAGTTCCCCCACGCACAGTCAAGAGATGCTGGAAAAGCTAAATGCCCTGCGCAACGAGGGCCACCTCTGCGATGTCACCATCCGTGTGCAGGACAAGTTGTTTCTGGCGCACAAGGTGGTGCTGGCCTGCTGCAGCGAGTTCTTCCGCTCCAAACTAGTGGGCAGGCCTGATGAAGAGGATAAGTTTGTGTTGGACTTGCACCATGTCACGGTGAGCGGCTTCACCCCTCTGCTGGAGTACGCCTACACCTCCACCCTCTCCATCAGCACGGAGAACATCATCGACGTTTTAGCCGCCGCCAGTTACATGCAGATGTTCGCCGTGGCGAGCACATGCTCAGAATTCATGAAGTCCAGCATCCTCTGGAGCGCCGGGAATATGGGGCAGGAGAAACCGCAGGAGTCGGCTCTTGGCGAGAGCGCTTCCTCCCACTGCGCTTTGACGCCGTTGGACAGCAGCCTGTCGCCTGTATCCTCTGACTGCAGCGTGATGGAGAGGAACATCCCTGTGTGTCGCGAGTCGCGCCGCAAACGTAAGAGCTTTATCATGATGTCCCCAGAGAGCCCACTCAAATGCACCTCGCAGATCACCTCACCGCAGATGCCCAACCCATCGCCCTCCTCCTTCTCAGAGACCACCACCCAGCCAGTGGACTCTTCCCTGGCCTTCCCGTGGACCTTCCCCTTCGGTATCGACCGGAGGTTCCACCCGGATAAGCAGCCCAAGCTTCCTGAGAGCCCACGTTGTCTGGACCAGGCAGGGCCCTCGGAGGTGAGCCGCCGGCTGAGTGACTTCCTGGCCTGTGAAAGCTCCATCAAGGCGCCACTGTCGCTGGCGGGCCCCGAGGAGGACATACACGTGAAGGTGGAGAGGCTGAGTGACGAGGAGGTCCAGGAGACGTTGTCGCAGCCCGTCAGCGCTTCCCAGAGTTCTTTGAGCGACCAGCAGACAGTGCCCTGCAGTGAACAggtccaggaggacctcctcatCAGCCCACAGTCCTCCTCCATAGGTATGGGTGTCACGTGAGTGGACAAAACACTCCAAAGTCAGTctgtcagatgttttcagacctcAACAGTAGTCTTGTGTCAAGCTGAGTCTGCAACACATGCCAACGGTTGTGTAGATATAGCTATATGCCTGACCCCAAAATAATGGAAGAGCCAGGCCTAAGCACAGACTCTGGTGTGCATATCTTTTCCATTAGTTTTGGATTGCGTCATGTAGCTAGGTCTACAATACAGATGACCTAGGATGTGGACTTATCTCAATACAAGATCACCAACTTTTTTTCTCTTTACACTTTTTTGGAGTGTAATTTCCCTCTAGATTTAAAGGGctaatctgcagttgctacattctTTTTTTTGCTTATAAATTAATTATATTTAGgcctacccattgattcttgaaaaataAAACCTAATATTGCCTTATGAACTTTGTTCAACTGTCCTACCCCATCAGAACCTGAAATATGTTGTTTTACTCAAAGTAACAAAGTAGGCctaaatataaacaaacatgtttaaaactataattttgatatcatggatggtcagtccttgcatcgatagttctgtctatgaatttgagtggctATGTTTCTCTGGCCCCATTCCTCAGCTGTTTTCCCAAACAGTGGCAGGGAGGACgctttattgtttcaactgcggaTTGCCACTTTAAAGCTATTCAGTCTTTGCATTGGATCTGTGTATGGGTTCTATCCCGAACCATGTCTTATGGAAATCAGACTGAGAAAGAACTAGTAACTGGTGGAAAttatatttgttttttgttttggcaTAGGTTCGATAGATGAGGGAGTCACAGAAGGGTTGCCCTCAATGCAAAGTACATCCAATGCAGGAGGTCATGCTGAGGATGATGAAAGGTAACAATATGATTGGAAAATACTTATATTCTTTAAATGTAAGTGGAAATATCATGATCACCTTCCCTGGTTTTCAACTCTATTCATTTGGAAGGTTTGATAACCTTGATTTTCTTTTGTTCAAGCTAATCTTGCATTTATGTAAGATGTTCCATTTTGCCTTCCAACTGGTATGGAACCCTTGAGGTCTTGATGTTATTATGATGAAGCTTAAAGGAAGGTTTTCATCTGACACCCCAAGGTTTACCACATTTGTGTCTACCCTCACTGGAGCACCACATCCTCTTTCTTGTTTCAGATTAGAAAGCCTCCAGTACCCTTACCACTTATACATAAGCCCTTCAACCCGCCCTGGCACTAACGGGCCTGACAGACCTTTCCAGTGCCCCACGTGTGGCGTCCGATTCACCCGCATACAGAACTTGAAGCAACATATGCTCATCCACTCTGGTAGGTAATTTCCACACATCCACTATGCAGTTGAACAGGGCTGTGTAGACTAACTACTGCTCTGCGACCTCTAGCAGCTATCTGTTATGTCGTATCTGTTTATGTCATAGGTACCCATCTGGAAAGTAGCTCATGTGATTTGTACTGTATTTACGTTGCCCTCTACAGTAGTTCCATGCGTCCTCTATTCACCCGATGATAGGAGCCGGAGATTAATGGTATGAATGGCTCGTTAATGGTTTGACTCATGGCACACTGTGGAGAAGAATGAAGGGCATTCCAGGGAACATTGATTTTGGAAACACTTGGGGCTTAGTGTCTCCCGCCTCGGCTGACATCGGAAAAACACACTCATCAAGTGCACACATACCCAAACTCGTGCACACATAGCCAAACTCCAATGACAGTGGAACATTATAACAGGAAATGATGTCAGCCAAATATCGACACACATCTCAACTTGAGTCTTAACCATCACAAACAAGCAGTGCTAAGTTCAAGGAGATCGTGTGGTGCTGTTTCACCTTTTCCCGCCCTTGATTACAACAAGTTTTATTTTGGAGTGTAATGTCCCATTATTATCTGCTATAAGCTTGAAGCATGATGTTCTAAGTGATAGAGAATGCCTACTTTTAAGTTGTCTATAAAGCCAGTTAGTTGTTGTCCAAAAGTAATCAGGCTTGCATGTGGACAGTCCCATTTGTGTAGCCATGTACGGTTACAGCATGTGGAAGGTAACTAACTATAGGCTGCAGGCAATGACTCCACATTGTGTCCCAACATATAATGGGATAATGGTCTTTGCCACTCCAAACTTTAGACACACTGCTCACATTCATCAAGAAAACCACCATTGTATTCATTGGGGTTCTATCCCCCTGCCAATGCACACATCCACAAGACCCAATTATGAAATTGGTATAATGGAGTAATCCATCAAAGCAAGAGGGGGGGGGGCTCCTgtgtggtattattattattctgaaCTGGCCAGTTAAGTATACCGTAGAGTAGGGCTGACTCTCTGGTTGAAAAGACTTCATGGGGCTCAAGTCTTTCTTCAGGGTCATTTAAGCTCGACCCATAGTGTTGTATTGTATGCAGTTAAAAGTAATGCAGTTCACTTCTGCTTAAATGTATTTACTCTGGCTCTGCGAAAGGAGCTTCATTGGAAGTTCACGTCAACGTATGCCTCATAGAGCTGTCAATGTATTTTTATATTTCTCATTGAAAAAAGTCTGTCTTAATCTTAAAGTTGTGGCATGTTTATGAGGGCCATGAATCAACAGAAGCCCTTTTTGCCCTTCGTATTGTTCCCCTGGTCCGATCGGCTCAGAAATGCTTGTTGCAACTAGTAATGCACCTATATGACATTTTTTGCCAAtaccgatattttccttgccaaaaaacccGATACCGATATAAAAAACtttagcggccttttaagcattctagtacagttaaatagttaaaacacacacatggacgcagcggtctaaggcactgcatctcagtgcaagaggcgtcactacagtccctggctCGAATCCtagctgtatcacatctggccgtgattgggagtcccaaagggcggcgcacagttggcccagcgtcggccgggtttggccggggtaggccgtcattgtaaataagaatttgttcttaactgacttgcctaggtaaataaaggttacacacacaccacactgaccaaaaagttattttgttggcatttacatatgtccccattaccagtaaaacgtcatcaaaacctatttctttcacttacttgctgtgctgtttcgttgttcatttgttcagtcgtttcattctcaaccaggatttctatggaacgccgtatggttctttgcgtgtcaaaaaaaatACAAGTAACCCTATTtgtaagcttgttgaccaatcaggacctgaatatgactgcacgtcacataataatttaaagtGCTCATACAtattttacgtagttattactcattgattacactatcactcgtatttcatatgtcacaaagATTCATCGATACATATGCTATGATGTTGGTAAAGTTGTCTTGCgtacctacagtgctggtcataaaaaaagtttgcatccatgagctagctagctatgttcttccccaaaaacatagcaaaacgacaatctgtttcagtagctttagttattttatttcaccttttatttaaccaggtaggcaagttgagaacaagttctcatttacaattgcgacctagccaagataaagcaaagcagttcgacacatacaacgacacagagttacacatggagtaaaacaaacatacagtcaataatactgtagaaaaataagtctatatacaatgtgagcaaatgaggtgagataagggaggtaaaggcaaaaaaaggccatggtggtgaagtaaatacaatatagcaagtaaaacactgaaatggtagatttgcagtggaagaatgtgcaaagtagaaatagaaataatggggtgcaaagggaaaaaaaatgtattaaatacagtagaggaagaggtagttgtttgggctaaattatagatggcctatgtacaggtgcagtaatctgtgagctgctctgacagctggtgcttaaagctagtgagggagagaagtgtttccagtttcagagatttttgtagttcgttccagtcattggcagcagagaactggaaggagaggcggccaaacgagaaattggctttgggggtgaccagagagatatacctgctggagcgcgtgctacaggtgggtgctgctatggtgaccagcgagctgagataaggtgggactttacttagcagggtcttgtagatgacctggagccagtgggtttggcgacgagtatgaagtgagggccagccaacgagagcgtacaggtcacagtggtggatagtatatggggctttggtgacaaaacggatggccctgtgatagactgcatacaatttattgagtagggtattggaggctattttgtaaatgacatcgccgaagtcgaggatcggtaggatggtcaattttacgaggttatgtttggcagcatgagtgaaggatgctttgttgcgaaataggaagccaattctagatgtaactttggattggagatgtttgatgtgagtctggaaggagagtttacattctaaccagacacctaggtatttgtagttgtccacatattctaagtcagaaccgtccagagtagtgatattggatgggcgggcaggtgcaggcagcgatcggttgaagggcatgcatttagttttacttgtatttaagagcagttggaggccacggaaggagagttgtatggcattgaagctcgtctggagggttgttaacacagtgtccaaagaagggccagaagtatacagaatggtgtcgtctgcgtagaggtggatcagagaatcaccagcagcaagagctatATCATTGAtgcatacagagaagagagtcggcccaataattgaaccctgtggcacccccatagaggccTGGACAACagcccctccgatttgacacactgaactctatcagagaagtagttggtgaaccatgcgaggcaatcatttgagaaaccaaggctattgagtctgccgatgaggatgtggtgattgacagagtcaaaagccttggccaggtcaatgaatacgtctgcacagtattgtttcttatcgatggcagttaagatatcgtttaggaccttgagcgtggctgaggtgcacccatgaccagctctgaaaccagattgcatagcggagaaggtgtgttgggattcgaaatggtcggtaatctgtttgttgacttggctttcgaagaccttagaaaggcagggtaggatagatatacagtggggcaaaaaagtatttagtcagccaccaattgtgcaagttctcccacttaaaaagatgagagaggcctgtaattttcatcataggtacacttcaactatgacagacaaaatgagggaaaaaatccagaaaatcacaatgtaggatttttaatgaatttatttgcaaattatggtggaaaataagtatttggtcacctacaaacaagcaagatttctgtctctcacagacctgtaacttccttctttaaagaggctcctctgtcctccgctcgttacctgtattaatggcacctgtttgaacttgttatctggataaaagacacctgtccacaacctcaaacagtcacactccaaactccactatggccaagaccaaatagctgtcaaaggacaccagaaacaaaattgtagacctgcaccaggctgggaagactgaatctgcaataggtaagcagcttggtt
This window contains:
- the LOC112265400 gene encoding zinc finger and BTB domain-containing protein 44 isoform X3, which gives rise to MVNALQSKYAKTKMGVKTFTHSSPTHSQEMLEKLNALRNEGHLCDVTIRVQDKLFLAHKVVLACCSEFFRSKLVGRPDEEDKFVLDLHHVTVSGFTPLLEYAYTSTLSISTENIIDVLAAASYMQMFAVASTCSEFMKSSILWSAGNMGQEKPQESALGESASSHCALTPLDSSLSPVSSDCSVMERNIPVCRESRRKRKSFIMMSPESPLKCTSQITSPQMPNPSPSSFSETTTQPVDSSLAFPWTFPFGIDRRFHPDKQPKLPESPRCLDQAGPSEVSRRLSDFLACESSIKAPLSLAGPEEDIHVKVERLSDEEVQETLSQPVSASQSSLSDQQTVPCSEQVQEDLLISPQSSSIGSIDEGVTEGLPSMQSTSNAGGHAEDDERLESLQYPYHLYISPSTRPGTNGPDRPFQCPTCGVRFTRIQNLKQHMLIHSGIKPFQCDRCGKKFTRAYSLKMHRLKHEVISSCPTT
- the LOC112265400 gene encoding zinc finger and BTB domain-containing protein 44 isoform X2, encoding MGVKTFTHSSPTHSQEMLEKLNALRNEGHLCDVTIRVQDKLFLAHKVVLACCSEFFRSKLVGRPDEEDKFVLDLHHVTVSGFTPLLEYAYTSTLSISTENIIDVLAAASYMQMFAVASTCSEFMKSSILWSAGNMGQEKPQESALGESASSHCALTPLDSSLSPVSSDCSVMERNIPVCRESRRKRKSFIMMSPESPLKCTSQITSPQMPNPSPSSFSETTTQPVDSSLAFPWTFPFGIDRRFHPDKQPKLPESPRCLDQAGPSEVSRRLSDFLACESSIKAPLSLAGPEEDIHVKVERLSDEEVQETLSQPVSASQSSLSDQQTVPCSEQVQEDLLISPQSSSIGSIDEGVTEGLPSMQSTSNAGGHAEDDERLESLQYPYHLYISPSTRPGTNGPDRPFQCPTCGVRFTRIQNLKQHMLIHSGIKPFQCDRCGKKFTRAYSLKMHRLKHEGKRCFRCQICSATFTSFGEYKHHMRVSRHIIRKPRIYECKTCGAMFTNSGNLIVHLRSLNHEASELANYFQSSDFLMPDYLSQVQEEETLGQYELVEHGFEGNHSSVQMPVISQVSSTQNCESSTFPLDPLSLKDENVSEEPKTNGSNSSPDGSEEENAHIKELASITIE
- the LOC112265400 gene encoding zinc finger and BTB domain-containing protein 44 isoform X1, whose product is MVNALQSKYAKTKMGVKTFTHSSPTHSQEMLEKLNALRNEGHLCDVTIRVQDKLFLAHKVVLACCSEFFRSKLVGRPDEEDKFVLDLHHVTVSGFTPLLEYAYTSTLSISTENIIDVLAAASYMQMFAVASTCSEFMKSSILWSAGNMGQEKPQESALGESASSHCALTPLDSSLSPVSSDCSVMERNIPVCRESRRKRKSFIMMSPESPLKCTSQITSPQMPNPSPSSFSETTTQPVDSSLAFPWTFPFGIDRRFHPDKQPKLPESPRCLDQAGPSEVSRRLSDFLACESSIKAPLSLAGPEEDIHVKVERLSDEEVQETLSQPVSASQSSLSDQQTVPCSEQVQEDLLISPQSSSIGSIDEGVTEGLPSMQSTSNAGGHAEDDERLESLQYPYHLYISPSTRPGTNGPDRPFQCPTCGVRFTRIQNLKQHMLIHSGIKPFQCDRCGKKFTRAYSLKMHRLKHEGKRCFRCQICSATFTSFGEYKHHMRVSRHIIRKPRIYECKTCGAMFTNSGNLIVHLRSLNHEASELANYFQSSDFLMPDYLSQVQEEETLGQYELVEHGFEGNHSSVQMPVISQVSSTQNCESSTFPLDPLSLKDENVSEEPKTNGSNSSPDGSEEENAHIKELASITIE